A stretch of Oxobacter pfennigii DNA encodes these proteins:
- a CDS encoding restriction endonuclease subunit S produces MIRKMKDSGIEWIGEIPEEWKTLKIKNIIKIKGIKDHPDEQVLSLYRDLGIVIKNSRDDNYNRTSENTNNYKYVAQNDLVVNKMKAWQGSIAVSKYKGIVSPAYYVCTFTRNEIVPFYIHYLLRSSVYFPEYRRLSEGIRPGQWDLSFENFRNIAVIVPIWEEQNRMVKYLDQKCTKIDKTIEKQKQVIEKLKAYKQSVITEAVTKGLNSDIPMKDSGIEWIGEIPEHWKVVQLSRLFKERKFKNQNNIENNVLSLSYGNIKRRDIDTNMGLLPESFETYNIVEAGNIVLRLTDLQNDHKSLRCGLVKERGIITSAYVTLGKIMDINTNYYYRLLHTFDIMKGFYGMGDGVRQSLKYSGELNKLLLILPPTQEQDNIASYLDCKCSKIDATIAQKETLIQKLIEYKKSLIYECITGKREV; encoded by the coding sequence ATGATTAGGAAGATGAAGGATAGCGGCATTGAATGGATTGGGGAGATACCCGAGGAGTGGAAAACTCTTAAAATTAAAAATATCATAAAAATTAAAGGAATTAAGGATCATCCAGATGAGCAGGTACTTTCTTTGTATAGAGATTTGGGGATTGTAATAAAGAATAGTAGAGATGATAACTATAATAGGACATCTGAAAATACAAATAACTATAAATATGTAGCCCAAAATGATTTAGTTGTTAATAAAATGAAAGCCTGGCAAGGTTCTATTGCAGTATCAAAATATAAAGGTATAGTAAGTCCGGCATATTATGTTTGCACTTTCACAAGAAATGAAATAGTGCCATTTTACATACATTATTTATTACGTAGTTCTGTATATTTTCCCGAATATCGGAGGTTATCGGAAGGAATTAGACCAGGTCAATGGGATTTAAGTTTTGAAAATTTTAGAAACATAGCTGTCATTGTGCCTATTTGGGAAGAACAAAACCGAATGGTAAAATATCTTGATCAAAAATGCACTAAAATAGATAAAACCATAGAAAAACAAAAGCAAGTTATTGAAAAACTGAAAGCATATAAGCAGTCAGTCATCACAGAGGCTGTAACAAAAGGCCTAAATTCTGATATCCCAATGAAAGACAGTGGTATTGAGTGGATTGGGGAAATTCCAGAGCATTGGAAGGTTGTACAATTATCAAGATTGTTTAAAGAAAGAAAGTTTAAAAATCAGAATAATATTGAAAATAATGTGCTTTCATTAAGTTATGGGAATATCAAAAGACGTGATATTGACACTAACATGGGATTATTGCCGGAAAGTTTTGAAACCTATAATATTGTTGAAGCGGGAAACATAGTATTACGCTTAACTGATTTGCAAAATGATCACAAGAGTTTACGATGCGGATTGGTAAAAGAGAGAGGAATTATCACATCGGCATATGTGACGTTAGGAAAAATAATGGATATCAATACAAATTACTATTACCGTTTATTGCATACATTTGATATTATGAAAGGTTTTTATGGAATGGGTGATGGTGTACGCCAAAGCTTAAAATACAGTGGAGAATTGAATAAGTTGTTGCTTATTCTGCCGCCAACGCAAGAACAAGATAATATTGCAAGCTATTTAGATTGTAAATGTTCAAAAATTGATGCTACCATAGCCCAAAAAGAAACCTTAATCCAAAAACTTATTGAATACAAAAAAAGCCTAATATATGAATGTATAACGGGTAAAAGAGAGGTGTAA